A window from Streptomyces sp. NBC_00271 encodes these proteins:
- the aroB gene encoding 3-dehydroquinate synthase — protein sequence MSEAVTRIQVGGTAGTDPYEVLVGRQLLGELGALIGDRAQRVAIIHPEALAETGDALRADLAGQGFEAVAIQVPNAEEAKTAEVAAYCWKALGQSGFTRTDVIVGVGGGATTDLAGFVAATWLRGVRWIAVPTTVLGMVDAAVGGKTGINTAEGKNLVGSFHPPAGVLCDLAALDSLPVNDFVSGLAEIIKAGFIADPVILELIESDPEAARTPAGPHTAELIERSIKVKAEVVSGDLKESGLREILNYGHTLAHAIEKNERYKWRHGAAVAVGMHFAAELGRLAGRLDDATADRHRTILESVGLPLSYRYDQWPKLLENMKVDKKSRGNLLRFIVLDGLAKPTVLEGPDPAVLLAAYGEVGE from the coding sequence ATGAGCGAGGCAGTGACGCGTATCCAGGTCGGCGGCACCGCGGGCACCGACCCGTACGAGGTCCTGGTGGGCCGTCAACTCCTCGGTGAACTGGGCGCGTTGATCGGCGACAGAGCCCAGCGCGTCGCGATCATCCACCCCGAGGCGCTCGCCGAGACCGGGGACGCGCTCCGCGCCGACCTGGCCGGACAGGGCTTCGAGGCCGTCGCCATCCAGGTGCCCAACGCGGAGGAGGCCAAGACCGCGGAGGTCGCCGCCTACTGCTGGAAGGCGCTCGGCCAGTCCGGCTTCACCCGCACCGACGTCATCGTCGGCGTGGGCGGCGGCGCCACCACCGACCTCGCCGGGTTCGTGGCGGCGACCTGGCTGCGCGGGGTGCGGTGGATCGCCGTTCCCACCACCGTGCTCGGCATGGTGGACGCGGCGGTCGGCGGCAAGACCGGCATCAACACCGCCGAGGGCAAGAACCTCGTCGGCTCCTTCCACCCGCCCGCGGGCGTGCTCTGCGACCTGGCCGCGCTCGACTCGCTGCCGGTCAACGACTTCGTCTCCGGGCTCGCGGAGATCATCAAGGCCGGCTTCATCGCGGACCCGGTGATCCTGGAGCTCATCGAGTCCGACCCCGAGGCGGCACGGACGCCCGCGGGCCCGCACACCGCCGAGCTCATCGAGCGCTCCATCAAGGTGAAGGCCGAGGTCGTCTCCGGCGACCTCAAGGAGTCGGGGCTCCGCGAGATCCTCAACTACGGCCACACCCTCGCGCACGCCATCGAGAAGAACGAGCGCTACAAGTGGCGGCACGGCGCGGCCGTCGCCGTCGGCATGCACTTCGCCGCCGAACTCGGCCGACTGGCGGGCCGGCTGGACGACGCGACCGCCGACCGCCACCGCACGATCCTGGAGTCCGTCGGCCTCCCGCTCAGCTACCGCTACGACCAGTGGCCCAAGCTGCTGGAGAACATGAAGGTCGACAAGAAGTCCCGCGGCAACCTGCTGCGCTTCATCGTCCTCGACGGGCTGGCCAAGCCGACCGTCCTGGAGGGCCCCGACCCGGCGGTGCTCCTCGCCGCTTACGGCGAAGTGGGGGAGTAG
- a CDS encoding shikimate kinase, translated as MTAGPLVVLVGPMGVGKSTVGALVAGRLGCAYRDTDDDIVAEQGRTIADIFVDEGEPAFRAIEKSAVHKALGEHEGVLALGGGSILDADTRALLAGHRVVYLSMDVEEAVQRTGLNAARPLLAVNPRRQWRELMEARRHLYTEVARAVVPTDGRTPEEVAQAVLDALELKEA; from the coding sequence GTGACCGCTGGACCGCTGGTCGTCCTCGTCGGGCCGATGGGTGTCGGCAAGTCCACCGTCGGCGCGCTGGTCGCAGGCCGGCTCGGCTGCGCCTACCGCGACACGGACGACGACATCGTGGCCGAGCAGGGCCGCACCATCGCCGACATCTTCGTCGACGAGGGCGAGCCGGCCTTCCGCGCCATCGAGAAGAGCGCCGTGCACAAGGCGCTGGGCGAGCACGAGGGGGTGCTGGCGCTGGGCGGCGGCTCGATCCTCGACGCCGACACCCGCGCGCTGCTCGCCGGGCACCGGGTCGTCTACCTCTCGATGGACGTCGAGGAGGCGGTCCAGCGCACCGGCCTGAACGCGGCCCGTCCGCTGCTCGCCGTCAACCCGCGCCGGCAGTGGCGCGAGCTGATGGAGGCCCGCCGCCACCTGTACACCGAAGTCGCCCGCGCGGTCGTGCCCACCGACGGCCGCACCCCCGAAGAGGTCGCCCAAGCCGTCCTCGACGCACTGGAGTTGAAGGAAGCATGA
- the aroC gene encoding chorismate synthase, whose amino-acid sequence MSRLRWLTAGESHGPALVATLEGLPAGVPITTEMVADHLARRRLGYGRGARMKFERDEVTFLGGVRHGLTLGSPVAVMVGNTEWPKWEQVMAADPVAPEILAELARNAPLTRPRPGHADLAGMQKYGFDEARPILERASARETAARVALGAVARSYLKETAGIEIVSHVVELAAAKAPYGVYPKPSDVEKLDADPVRCLDADTSKAMVAEIDQAHKDGDTLGGVVEVLAYGVPVGLGSHVHWDRRLDARLAAALMGIQAIKGVEVGDGFELARVPGSKAHDEIVHTEDGIRRTSGRSGGTEGGLTTGELLRVRAAMKPIATVPRALATIDVATGEAAKAHHQRSDVCAVPAAGIVAEAMVALVLADAVAEKFGGDSVPETRRNVESYLENLVVR is encoded by the coding sequence TTGAGCAGGTTGCGCTGGCTGACCGCGGGGGAGTCCCACGGTCCCGCACTTGTCGCGACGCTGGAGGGTCTTCCCGCCGGCGTGCCGATCACCACGGAGATGGTGGCGGACCACCTCGCCCGGCGGCGCCTGGGCTATGGACGCGGTGCCCGGATGAAGTTCGAGCGCGACGAGGTCACCTTCCTGGGCGGTGTCCGGCACGGTCTCACCCTCGGCTCGCCGGTGGCCGTCATGGTCGGCAACACCGAGTGGCCCAAGTGGGAGCAGGTCATGGCGGCCGACCCGGTCGCCCCGGAGATCCTCGCCGAGCTGGCCCGCAACGCCCCGCTGACCCGGCCCCGGCCCGGCCACGCCGACCTCGCGGGCATGCAGAAGTACGGCTTCGACGAGGCCCGGCCGATCCTGGAGCGCGCCTCCGCCCGGGAGACCGCGGCCCGTGTCGCGCTGGGCGCCGTGGCCCGTTCGTACCTGAAGGAGACGGCCGGGATCGAGATCGTCTCGCACGTCGTCGAGCTGGCCGCGGCGAAGGCCCCGTACGGCGTCTACCCCAAGCCCTCGGACGTCGAGAAGCTCGACGCCGACCCGGTGCGCTGCCTCGACGCCGACACGTCGAAGGCGATGGTCGCGGAGATCGACCAGGCCCACAAGGACGGCGACACGCTCGGCGGCGTCGTCGAGGTGCTCGCGTACGGCGTGCCGGTCGGCCTCGGCTCGCACGTGCACTGGGACCGGCGCCTCGACGCCCGGCTCGCGGCCGCGCTCATGGGCATCCAGGCGATCAAGGGCGTCGAGGTCGGCGACGGCTTCGAACTGGCCCGCGTGCCCGGCTCCAAGGCCCACGACGAGATCGTCCACACCGAGGACGGCATCCGCCGCACCTCCGGCCGCTCCGGCGGCACCGAGGGCGGTCTGACCACCGGCGAGCTGCTGCGCGTACGCGCCGCGATGAAGCCGATCGCGACCGTGCCGCGCGCGCTGGCCACGATCGACGTGGCGACCGGCGAGGCCGCCAAGGCCCACCACCAGCGCTCCGACGTCTGCGCGGTCCCGGCCGCCGGAATCGTCGCCGAGGCCATGGTCGCCCTCGTCCTCGCGGACGCGGTGGCCGAGAAGTTCGGCGGCGACAGCGTGCCCGAGACGCGGCGCAACGTCGAGTCCTACCTCGAGAACCTGGTCGTGCGGTGA
- a CDS encoding shikimate dehydrogenase, producing MRARATDARRAAVLGSPIAHSLSPVLHRTAYRELGLGDWSYDRFEIDEEALPGFFGDLGPEWAGLSLTMPLKRAVIPLLDEVSETAASVEAVNTVVFTEDGRRVGDNTDIPGMVAALRERGIEQVDSAAILGAGATASSALAALARICTGEVVAYVRSTERAAEMRQWGERLDVEVRTEDWAHAAQALRAPLVIATTPAGTTDALSAAVPERPATLFDVLYDPWPTDLAARWSGYGGAVVSGLDLLVHQAVLQVEQMTGRAPAPLDAMRKAGEQALASR from the coding sequence ATGAGAGCTCGGGCAACTGACGCCCGAAGGGCCGCGGTACTCGGCTCCCCGATCGCCCATTCCCTCTCCCCGGTGCTGCACCGCACCGCGTACCGGGAGCTGGGACTCGGCGACTGGTCCTACGACCGTTTCGAGATCGACGAGGAGGCGCTGCCGGGCTTCTTCGGGGACCTCGGTCCCGAGTGGGCGGGTCTGTCGCTGACCATGCCGCTCAAGCGGGCCGTCATCCCGCTGCTCGACGAGGTCAGTGAGACGGCGGCCTCGGTCGAGGCCGTCAACACGGTCGTGTTCACCGAGGACGGCCGTCGCGTCGGCGACAACACCGACATCCCCGGGATGGTCGCCGCGCTGCGCGAGCGCGGGATCGAGCAGGTGGACTCCGCCGCGATCCTCGGCGCGGGCGCCACCGCCTCCTCCGCGCTGGCCGCGCTCGCCCGGATCTGCACCGGCGAGGTCGTCGCCTACGTCCGCAGCACGGAGCGGGCCGCCGAGATGCGGCAGTGGGGCGAGCGGCTCGACGTGGAGGTCCGTACGGAGGACTGGGCGCACGCCGCGCAGGCCCTGCGCGCCCCGCTCGTGATCGCCACCACCCCTGCGGGTACGACGGACGCCCTGTCCGCCGCGGTCCCGGAACGGCCCGCGACGCTCTTCGACGTGCTGTACGACCCGTGGCCCACCGACCTCGCGGCCCGCTGGTCCGGCTACGGCGGCGCCGTGGTCAGCGGACTCGACCTGCTCGTGCACCAGGCGGTGCTCCAGGTCGAGCAGATGACCGGGCGCGCCCCCGCGCCCCTCGACGCCATGCGGAAGGCGGGCGAGCAGGCCCTCGCGAGCCGCTGA
- the mltG gene encoding endolytic transglycosylase MltG: MTEYGRGAGSEPWNPEDPLYGDGGWGGQAADGQSPYGGQPQHYPQQPQQQHQQSQYGEWSPDQQGGYGQEQQYGAQNQQQYEGQGGQQYHDQGRQHFHGQGQQQYPQQYPGQEQQQYVDQGQQQYNGQDQQQYHDGGWDNGTQHQVTYAADPNDPYGNQAAGYTGEQPDFYGTPDAYPPPEPPARRRAEPEPEIDWDPGPDQGEHAFFAGGDDDDDLDDDDPKAGRGDRKGRGGKGDKGKKRRSGCACLLVVMVFGGGIAGVGYFGYQFYQNRFGPAPDFAGEGSGKVTVEIPKGAGGLAIARVLKENGVVKSIDAFVSAQQNNPNGNSIQAGAYVLRKGMSAASAVKLMLDPRSQNNVIVAPGQRNVVVYQAIDKKLDLADGTTGKIAQKEYKTFGLPSWANDSKDIKDPLEGFLYPATYPAAKGMKPEAILKQMVTQAKERYAAYNLTAKAKELNLQNPLQVVTVASLVQAEGKTHDDFRKMAEVVYNRLKTTNTETNRLLQFDSTFNYLKGQSNIHISESEINSNKDPYNTYTRKGLPPGPIGNPGDDALKATLNPTSDGWVYFVATDGQSNTEFAKTYAEFQKLKDKFNESSGN; encoded by the coding sequence ATGACTGAGTATGGCCGGGGCGCAGGCTCCGAACCGTGGAATCCGGAGGACCCGTTGTACGGGGACGGCGGATGGGGAGGACAGGCCGCCGACGGCCAGTCCCCCTACGGCGGCCAGCCGCAGCACTACCCGCAGCAGCCGCAGCAGCAGCACCAGCAGTCCCAGTACGGCGAGTGGAGCCCCGACCAGCAGGGCGGCTACGGCCAGGAGCAGCAGTACGGCGCCCAGAACCAGCAGCAGTACGAGGGCCAGGGCGGGCAGCAGTATCACGACCAGGGCCGGCAGCACTTCCACGGTCAGGGGCAGCAGCAGTACCCGCAGCAGTACCCCGGCCAGGAGCAGCAGCAGTACGTCGATCAGGGTCAGCAGCAGTACAACGGTCAGGACCAGCAGCAGTACCACGATGGCGGCTGGGACAACGGGACGCAGCACCAGGTCACCTACGCCGCCGACCCGAACGATCCGTACGGGAACCAGGCCGCCGGGTACACCGGTGAGCAGCCCGACTTCTACGGCACTCCCGACGCGTATCCGCCGCCGGAGCCGCCCGCCCGTCGCCGCGCCGAGCCCGAACCGGAGATCGACTGGGATCCGGGACCCGACCAGGGCGAACATGCCTTCTTCGCGGGCGGTGACGACGATGACGACCTCGACGACGACGATCCGAAGGCCGGCCGCGGCGACCGGAAAGGCCGCGGTGGCAAAGGTGACAAAGGCAAGAAGCGCCGCAGTGGCTGCGCCTGCCTGCTCGTGGTGATGGTGTTCGGCGGCGGTATCGCCGGTGTCGGATATTTCGGGTATCAGTTCTACCAAAATCGTTTCGGCCCGGCTCCGGACTTCGCGGGCGAAGGCAGTGGCAAGGTCACGGTCGAGATCCCCAAGGGCGCGGGTGGCCTCGCGATCGCCCGGGTGCTGAAGGAGAACGGCGTCGTCAAGAGCATCGACGCCTTCGTGTCCGCGCAGCAGAACAACCCCAACGGGAACAGCATCCAGGCGGGCGCTTATGTGCTGAGGAAGGGCATGTCGGCCGCCAGTGCGGTCAAGCTGATGCTCGATCCCAGGAGCCAGAACAACGTGATCGTCGCCCCTGGGCAGCGCAATGTCGTTGTCTATCAGGCGATCGACAAGAAGCTCGATCTCGCGGACGGCACCACCGGGAAGATCGCCCAGAAGGAATACAAGACTTTCGGACTTCCCAGCTGGGCGAACGACAGCAAGGACATAAAGGATCCGCTGGAAGGATTCCTCTATCCGGCGACCTATCCCGCCGCCAAGGGCATGAAGCCCGAGGCGATCCTGAAGCAGATGGTGACGCAGGCCAAGGAGAGGTACGCGGCGTACAACCTCACGGCCAAGGCCAAGGAACTGAACCTGCAGAACCCGCTCCAGGTCGTCACGGTCGCGAGCCTCGTCCAGGCCGAGGGCAAGACGCACGACGACTTCCGCAAGATGGCCGAGGTGGTCTACAACCGTCTCAAGACCACGAACACGGAAACCAACAGGCTGCTCCAGTTCGACTCGACCTTCAATTACCTGAAGGGCCAGAGCAACATCCACATCAGCGAGTCCGAGATCAACAGCAACAAGGACCCGTACAACACCTATACGCGGAAGGGTCTGCCGCCCGGACCGATCGGCAACCCCGGTGACGACGCGCTGAAGGCGACGTTGAACCCGACCAGCGACGGCTGGGTCTATTTCGTGGCGACCGACGGCCAGAGCAACACCGAATTCGCCAAGACCTATGCGGAATTCCAGAAGCTCAAGGACAAGTTCAATGAGAGCTCGGGCAACTGA
- the ruvX gene encoding Holliday junction resolvase RuvX → MRRGRRLAIDVGDARIGVASCDPDGILATPVETVPGRDVPAAQRRLKQLVEEYEPIEVVVGLPRSLKGGEGPAAVKVRAFAQELARAIAPVGVRLLDERMTTVTASQGLRASGVKSKKGRSVIDQAAAVIILQQALESERASGNAPGEGVEVVI, encoded by the coding sequence ATGCGCCGCGGCCGTCGGCTCGCGATCGACGTCGGGGACGCCCGGATCGGGGTCGCCTCGTGCGACCCCGACGGGATCCTCGCGACTCCGGTCGAGACCGTGCCGGGGCGCGATGTCCCGGCCGCTCAGCGCCGGTTGAAGCAACTCGTCGAGGAATACGAGCCGATCGAGGTCGTCGTCGGGCTCCCTCGCTCCCTCAAGGGGGGCGAGGGCCCCGCCGCCGTGAAGGTGCGCGCCTTCGCCCAGGAGCTGGCCCGGGCGATCGCGCCCGTCGGCGTCCGGCTCCTCGACGAGAGGATGACCACAGTGACGGCCAGTCAGGGGCTACGCGCGTCGGGCGTGAAGTCCAAAAAGGGCAGGTCCGTCATCGATCAGGCGGCCGCCGTCATCATCCTGCAGCAGGCTCTCGAGTCCGAACGGGCGTCTGGCAACGCACCGGGCGAGGGCGTCGAAGTGGTCATCTGA
- the alaS gene encoding alanine--tRNA ligase produces MESAEIRRRWLSFYEERGHTVVPSASLIADDPTLLLVPAGMVPFKPYFLGEVKPPWSRATSVQKCVRTPDIEEVGKTTRHGTFFQMCGNFSFGDYFKEGAITYAWELLTSPQDKGGYGLDPERLWITVYLDDDEAESIWRDKIGVPAERIQRLGKKDNYWSMGVPGPCGPCSEINYDRGPEFGVEGGPAVNDERYVEIWNLVFMQYERGEGTSKEDFEILGELPSKNIDTGLGMERLAMILQGVQNMYEIDTSMAVIKKATELTGVEYGAAHDSDVSLRVVTDHMRTSVMLIGDGVSPGNEGRGYVLRRIMRRAIRNMRLLGATGPVVKDLIDVVIEMMGQQYPELVTDRQRIETVALAEEAAFLKTLKAGTNILDTAISDTKESGGTVLAGDKAFLLHDTWGFPIDLTLEMAAEQGLSVDEDGFRRLMKEQRDKAKADAQAKKTGHADLGAYRQIADAAGETEFIGYDRTDGESRIVGILVDGVSSPAATEGDEVEIVLDRTPFYAEGGGQIGDTGRIKVDTGAVIEIRDCQKPVPGVYVHKGVVQVGEVTVGAQAQATIDSRRRTAIARAHSATHLTHQALRDALGPTAAQAGSENQPGRFRFDFGSPSAVPTTVMTDVEQKINEVLARDLDVHAEILSLDEAKKQGAIAEFGEKYGERVRVVTIGDFSKELCGGTHVHNTSQLGLVKLLGESSIGSGVRRIEALVGVDAYNFLAREHTVVAQLQELIKGRPEELPEKVSAMLGKLKDAEKEIEKFRAEKVLQAAAGLVESAKDVRGVALVTGQVPDGTSADDLRKLVLDVRGRIQGGRAAVVALFTTAGGKPLTVIATNEAARERGLKAGDLVRTAAKTLGGGGGGKPDVAQGGGQNPAAIGEAADAVERLVAETAK; encoded by the coding sequence ATGGAGTCGGCCGAGATTCGCCGCCGCTGGTTGAGCTTCTACGAGGAGCGCGGTCACACTGTCGTTCCCTCGGCGTCGCTCATCGCGGACGACCCGACTCTGCTCCTGGTCCCCGCGGGCATGGTGCCCTTCAAGCCGTACTTCCTCGGTGAGGTCAAGCCGCCGTGGTCGCGCGCCACCAGCGTGCAGAAGTGCGTGCGTACGCCCGACATCGAAGAGGTCGGCAAGACCACCCGGCACGGCACGTTCTTCCAGATGTGCGGCAACTTCTCCTTCGGCGACTACTTCAAGGAAGGCGCGATCACCTACGCCTGGGAGCTGCTCACCTCGCCCCAGGACAAGGGTGGTTACGGACTCGACCCCGAGCGCCTGTGGATCACGGTCTACCTCGACGACGACGAGGCCGAGTCCATCTGGCGCGACAAGATCGGTGTCCCGGCCGAGCGCATCCAGCGCCTGGGCAAGAAGGACAACTACTGGTCCATGGGCGTCCCGGGTCCCTGCGGCCCGTGTTCCGAGATCAACTACGACCGCGGCCCCGAGTTCGGCGTCGAGGGCGGCCCGGCCGTCAACGACGAGCGGTACGTGGAGATCTGGAACCTGGTCTTCATGCAGTACGAGCGCGGTGAGGGCACTTCGAAGGAGGACTTCGAGATCCTCGGCGAGCTGCCCAGCAAGAACATCGACACCGGCCTCGGCATGGAACGCCTCGCCATGATTCTGCAGGGCGTGCAGAACATGTACGAGATCGACACCTCCATGGCCGTCATCAAAAAGGCCACCGAGCTGACGGGCGTCGAGTACGGCGCCGCCCACGACTCCGACGTCTCGCTGCGCGTGGTCACCGACCACATGCGCACCTCCGTGATGCTCATCGGCGACGGCGTGAGCCCCGGCAACGAGGGCCGCGGCTACGTGCTGCGCCGGATCATGCGCCGCGCCATCCGCAACATGCGGCTGCTCGGCGCCACCGGTCCGGTCGTCAAGGACCTCATCGACGTCGTGATCGAGATGATGGGCCAGCAGTACCCGGAGCTCGTCACCGACCGGCAGCGCATCGAGACCGTGGCCCTCGCCGAGGAGGCCGCCTTCCTCAAGACGCTGAAGGCCGGCACGAACATCCTCGACACGGCCATCTCCGACACCAAGGAGTCCGGCGGCACGGTGCTCGCCGGCGACAAGGCCTTCCTGCTCCACGACACCTGGGGCTTCCCGATCGACCTCACCCTCGAAATGGCCGCCGAGCAGGGCCTTTCGGTGGACGAGGACGGCTTCCGGCGTCTGATGAAGGAGCAGCGGGACAAGGCCAAGGCCGACGCCCAGGCCAAGAAGACGGGCCACGCCGACCTCGGCGCCTACCGTCAGATCGCCGACGCCGCGGGTGAGACCGAGTTCATCGGCTACGACCGGACCGACGGCGAGTCGCGCATCGTGGGCATCCTGGTCGACGGTGTCTCCTCGCCCGCCGCCACCGAGGGCGACGAGGTCGAGATCGTCCTCGACCGCACTCCGTTCTACGCCGAGGGCGGCGGCCAGATCGGTGACACCGGCCGCATCAAGGTCGACACCGGTGCCGTCATCGAGATCCGCGACTGCCAGAAGCCCGTCCCGGGTGTGTACGTCCACAAGGGCGTCGTCCAGGTCGGCGAGGTCACCGTCGGTGCCCAGGCCCAGGCCACCATCGACTCCCGTCGCCGGACGGCCATCGCCCGCGCCCACTCGGCCACGCACCTCACCCACCAGGCGCTGCGCGACGCCCTCGGCCCGACGGCCGCCCAGGCCGGCTCCGAGAACCAGCCCGGCCGCTTCCGCTTCGACTTCGGTTCCCCCTCGGCCGTTCCGACGACCGTCATGACCGACGTCGAGCAGAAGATCAACGAGGTGCTCGCCCGTGACCTGGACGTGCACGCCGAGATCCTGAGCCTCGACGAGGCCAAGAAGCAGGGCGCCATCGCCGAGTTCGGCGAGAAGTACGGCGAGCGCGTCCGCGTCGTGACCATCGGCGACTTCTCCAAGGAGCTGTGCGGCGGCACGCATGTGCACAACACCTCCCAGCTCGGCCTGGTCAAGCTGCTCGGCGAGTCCTCGATCGGCTCCGGCGTACGGCGTATCGAGGCCCTGGTGGGCGTCGATGCCTACAACTTCCTCGCCCGCGAGCACACGGTCGTCGCCCAGCTCCAGGAGCTGATCAAGGGCCGTCCCGAGGAGCTTCCGGAGAAGGTCTCCGCCATGCTCGGCAAGCTGAAGGACGCCGAGAAGGAGATCGAGAAGTTCCGCGCGGAGAAGGTCCTGCAGGCCGCCGCCGGTCTCGTGGAGTCCGCCAAGGACGTTCGCGGCGTGGCTCTGGTCACCGGCCAGGTCCCGGACGGCACGAGCGCCGACGACCTGCGCAAGCTGGTCCTCGACGTGCGCGGCCGCATCCAGGGCGGACGGGCCGCCGTGGTGGCCCTGTTCACCACCGCGGGCGGCAAGCCGCTCACGGTCATCGCCACCAACGAGGCCGCCCGCGAGCGTGGCCTCAAGGCCGGTGACCTGGTCCGTACGGCCGCCAAGACCCTCGGCGGCGGCGGTGGCGGCAAGCCGGACGTCGCCCAGGGCGGCGGCCAGAACCCGGCCGCCATCGGCGAGGCCGCCGACGCGGTCGAGCGGCTCGTCGCCGAGACGGCCAAGTGA
- a CDS encoding DUF6167 family protein, producing MFRRTFWFTAGAAAGVWATTKVNRKLKQLTPESLAAQAANKAIEAGHRLKDFALDVRDGMAEREAELDEALGLDRHPELPAPRRVAAIENTPKHSKNPTYVERSTYSYNRNEDH from the coding sequence ATGTTCCGTCGTACGTTCTGGTTCACCGCCGGCGCAGCCGCGGGTGTGTGGGCCACCACCAAGGTCAACCGCAAGCTCAAGCAGCTGACGCCCGAGAGCCTCGCGGCCCAGGCCGCGAACAAGGCGATCGAGGCCGGGCACCGGCTCAAGGACTTCGCGCTCGACGTCCGCGACGGCATGGCCGAGCGGGAGGCCGAACTCGACGAGGCGCTCGGGCTCGATCGCCACCCCGAACTGCCCGCGCCCCGGCGTGTCGCCGCGATCGAGAACACTCCGAAACACAGCAAGAACCCGACGTACGTCGAGAGGTCGACGTACTCGTACAACCGGAATGAGGACCACTGA
- a CDS encoding DUF948 domain-containing protein, whose translation MRTVSGGEVAGILVAVFWAILVSFLAVALARLAQTLRATTKLVADVTDQAVPLLADASAAVRSAQTQIDRVDAIASDVQEVTSNASALSTTVASTFGGPLVKVAAFGYGVRRAIGGRKDNVPPKASRRTVIVGRTVPSARRGKRKKD comes from the coding sequence GTGCGCACAGTGTCCGGTGGAGAGGTGGCCGGGATCCTGGTGGCCGTCTTCTGGGCGATCCTGGTCTCCTTCCTCGCCGTCGCACTGGCGAGGCTGGCCCAGACGCTCAGGGCGACCACCAAGCTCGTGGCGGACGTGACCGACCAGGCCGTCCCGCTGCTGGCCGACGCCTCCGCGGCGGTGCGTTCCGCGCAGACCCAGATCGACCGGGTCGACGCCATCGCGTCGGACGTCCAGGAGGTCACCTCGAACGCGTCGGCACTCTCCACGACCGTCGCGTCCACCTTCGGTGGCCCGCTCGTGAAGGTCGCGGCGTTCGGCTACGGCGTCCGCCGGGCCATCGGCGGCCGCAAGGACAATGTGCCCCCCAAGGCCTCCCGTCGTACCGTGATCGTGGGCCGCACCGTCCCGTCCGCGCGACGGGGAAAGCGGAAGAAGGACTGA